In Streptomyces capitiformicae, one genomic interval encodes:
- a CDS encoding NHLP family bacteriocin export ABC transporter peptidase/permease/ATPase subunit, with amino-acid sequence MSTTYRKVQTPSVLQMEVVECGAASLAMVLAYYRRFVPLEELRVACGVSRDGSKASNLIKAARSYGMVAKGMQLTPESLAGIKPPAIVFWEFNHFIVLEGIGRRWGKPVVYVNDPAEGRRVLTAEEFDEGFTGVALLMEPGDDFKPGGRRPGILAGLPARLRGTGGMVLLGALASLLLMVLGVATPAFTRAYVDNVLLGGDTSILMPLALLMACTVAGTVALTALRQSFLVRAQITSATLSSARFLRHLFRLPLQFFAQRSAADLTSRMSSNENVAQMLSRDLSGVVVDALVVLLYAGLLWSYNPELTMLGVAMALLNVVALRTVARLRSTRVHKLAADESTMIGVSYNGLELIETLKATGGENEYFRKWAGAYAKVLTGEQRTATPTAVLSVVAPTLAALNSAMILLVGGLQAVEGHITIGVLVAFQALITSFTGPITQLTGTMGQIQDFGVDVARLRDVENFPPEDIDEAVEPERVRKLDGRVRFDDVTFGYSPLGVPQLADFTLEVGPGEQIALVGGSGSGKSTVSRLMAGHYQPWNGAVLVDGLPRTAIPRSVLAASVAFVDQEIFLFEGTVRDNVTLWDTTINDDEVVAALKDAEVYDVVSGRKGGIHSRVLEDGRNFSGGQRQRLEIARALVRAPSVLVLDEATSALDAETERRITANLRRRGCATVVIAHRLSTIRDSDEILVLNKGSVVERGKHDDLVLAGGPYAELIREH; translated from the coding sequence GCCTCGCGATGGTGCTTGCCTATTACAGGCGTTTCGTGCCGCTGGAAGAGCTCCGTGTGGCGTGCGGCGTCTCCCGCGACGGTTCCAAGGCGTCCAACCTGATCAAGGCCGCGCGCAGCTACGGCATGGTCGCCAAGGGCATGCAGCTCACACCGGAGTCACTGGCCGGCATCAAGCCACCAGCCATCGTCTTCTGGGAGTTCAACCACTTCATAGTCCTGGAAGGCATCGGACGTCGGTGGGGCAAGCCGGTCGTGTATGTCAACGACCCGGCGGAGGGCCGCCGGGTGCTGACCGCGGAGGAGTTCGACGAGGGCTTCACCGGCGTCGCTCTGCTGATGGAGCCGGGTGACGATTTCAAGCCCGGCGGGCGCCGCCCTGGCATCCTCGCCGGTTTGCCCGCGCGGTTGCGCGGCACCGGGGGCATGGTCCTGCTCGGTGCGCTCGCGAGCCTGCTGCTGATGGTGCTCGGCGTCGCCACCCCCGCCTTCACCCGCGCCTACGTGGACAATGTGCTGCTGGGCGGGGACACCTCGATCCTGATGCCGCTCGCGTTGCTGATGGCCTGCACCGTGGCGGGCACGGTCGCGCTGACCGCGTTGCGCCAGTCCTTCCTGGTCCGCGCACAGATCACCAGCGCCACGCTCAGCAGCGCACGCTTCCTGCGGCACCTGTTCCGGCTGCCGCTGCAGTTCTTCGCCCAGCGAAGCGCCGCCGACCTGACCAGCCGCATGAGCTCCAACGAGAATGTGGCGCAGATGCTGTCACGCGACCTGAGCGGTGTCGTCGTCGACGCGCTGGTCGTGCTGCTGTACGCGGGCTTGCTATGGAGCTACAACCCCGAACTCACCATGCTCGGTGTGGCGATGGCCTTGTTGAACGTGGTGGCACTGCGGACAGTCGCCCGCCTCCGCTCGACCCGAGTGCACAAGCTCGCGGCGGACGAGTCCACGATGATCGGCGTGTCCTACAACGGACTTGAGCTCATCGAGACGCTGAAGGCCACTGGCGGGGAGAACGAGTACTTCCGCAAGTGGGCCGGAGCGTACGCGAAGGTGCTGACCGGCGAACAGCGGACCGCGACGCCCACTGCAGTGCTGTCGGTCGTCGCGCCCACGCTCGCGGCACTCAACAGCGCGATGATCCTGCTGGTCGGTGGCCTGCAAGCGGTCGAAGGACACATCACGATCGGCGTGCTGGTGGCGTTCCAAGCATTGATCACGTCGTTCACCGGCCCGATCACCCAGCTCACCGGCACCATGGGGCAGATTCAGGACTTCGGCGTCGATGTGGCGCGCCTGCGTGACGTCGAGAACTTCCCGCCCGAGGACATCGACGAGGCTGTAGAACCGGAGCGCGTACGCAAGCTGGACGGCCGGGTCCGGTTCGACGACGTGACCTTCGGATACAGCCCGCTGGGCGTACCGCAGCTGGCAGACTTCACGCTTGAGGTCGGGCCTGGCGAACAGATCGCGCTGGTGGGCGGATCCGGCAGCGGCAAGTCCACGGTGTCCCGCCTGATGGCAGGCCACTACCAGCCGTGGAACGGCGCGGTGTTGGTCGACGGGCTGCCCAGGACAGCCATCCCCCGCAGTGTCCTCGCCGCGTCGGTGGCGTTCGTGGATCAGGAGATCTTCCTCTTCGAGGGCACCGTGCGGGACAACGTGACACTGTGGGACACCACGATCAACGACGACGAGGTCGTCGCCGCGCTGAAGGACGCCGAAGTCTACGACGTGGTCTCCGGCCGCAAGGGCGGCATCCACAGCCGCGTACTCGAGGACGGCCGCAATTTCTCCGGCGGCCAGCGGCAGCGCCTGGAGATCGCCAGGGCGCTCGTCCGCGCGCCGAGCGTGCTGGTGCTCGACGAGGCCACCAGCGCGCTGGACGCAGAGACGGAGCGGCGCATCACCGCCAACCTCCGGCGACGCGGTTGCGCGACCGTGGTGATCGCGCACCGGCTGTCCACCATCCGCGACAGCGACGAAATCCTGGTGCTGAACAAGGGAAGCGTCGTGGAACGGGGTAAGCACGACGACCTCGTCCTGGCAGGCGGGCCGTACGCCGAGTTGATCAGGGAGCACTGA